The Thunnus thynnus chromosome 19, fThuThy2.1, whole genome shotgun sequence genome contains the following window.
ACGAAATCAGAGAAATTATCCTTCAGTTGAAGTTTACATTTATCATGAATTACTTCATCATTAGATCGTTGCTGTCTCCTACTGTTTAcacttcaaaatgtttttatctcaTATGTTTCGGAGGACACGTAAATGCAGAGCGGATTATgtaattgaaaatgttttttagtcACAGGGATCGGGTCGGAGTGGTTGATAAGCTTATCAGGGTCTTTGAGAGCAGAGTTTACATGCTGCTTCCTGCAGGTGTTCAGGCCTCACAAACACTGTGGATTACAGCAGCTATTGAAAAGTCAATACATCGTGTGTGTcacatgtttaatatttaaccaGGGTCTTTCACTTCCTTTAACCAAGTGCTGGGAATTACCCGTATACAACCTGGAAAACTTGACTCATGCTTTAGTTGCCATAGATACTGTAGAGATAATATATAATAAGACTTAATCTGATGACGTCCTTGCTGTTGCTAAAAGTATATAAAGTAAACACTTACAATTAGTCATAGACTCTGTAGTTTACAAGCACTGTTGCTATAAACAGAAGTTGCTTCTGATTCTagattcttaaatgtgaatattttctggtttctttatgacagtaaactgaatatctttgtgttatggacaaaacaagacatttgaggacgtcgttTTaggcttttgggaaacactgatcatgatttttcaccattttctgacatttttttctgcaaaaatggTGCCAGTTTGGTGtcatcacatttcatttcatttccattcagatttatatacatatagagTTTCAAGTGCTTCAAGTAATGATGGGACACTCTTCATTACAGTGTTCATATACTCTGTAATGCTGCGTACAACCAGCTAACGagttgattttgtgtttttattgaagctCTGTGAAACTCAACGGACAAGTGTTGAAGATGGTGGATGATAAAACTCTTCCTGACCTTAAAGGAATCCGTCTGCCAGCAGCTGAACATCTGGAGCTTCCTGCGTACTCTCTGGCCTTCTACGTCCTCACAGACGCTCGGGCCGCAGCCTGCCAGACGTCTCACTGAGTCATCTTTCCTCAAACCATCAAATATTAATGTACAGCAGTATATTAATACCTGCAATACCTCAGatatcaatatacagtatacatccaaaatatgttttcaagCACAGATAACGTTGAATTTACATTTCAAGAGTTTGTCTAcatctaaaaacatgtttccatttttttactATTCGCTGATGTCAGTGAGTCATATCAGGGCACTATGATACCTCTACTACTGCGATAAAATCATCACTTATTTTACATCAAATGAGAGCTCCTTGTAATAATCCTGCTGACACAACAGAATGTTATTTTGACTATTAGAGGAAACAGGGTTTGGAGTTTGGAGAAATGATGAAGATACTGAAGTCTGTTGGAGGTGTTTGGGAAGTTATGTGGTGCTCATCTAAAACTGGAGACCGCAGGGGAAGATGCACATATTCCTGCTGCTCATGTTACGGGTATTTAAGtgataaagaaatgtatttattattaaaagcagttttaaaGGAGTCACAGTCCTCTttctatgcaaaaatgtatttaaaagtttatctgaagctaatatgaagcttcagcgtccaaatgagtcaaatcaagtaggtactagtatttgtatttgtatctgtatttgttgaggcagcaaaattatttgtatttgtatttgaataaaactgGAAAGATGcttaaaagtcctgtttttttaattactcttttaattttggaaaattaaagtgttacaataagtgttgaataatttccacaaagttaggttgtaaaaagtAGGcagtaaacaacaaaaaacccccaaaaactgtaataacttcAGTGATACTCTAACTGTTAAACTCAAATTTAAATCTTTGGTTTATGACAGAAATGGATGCATTTTATTAGCTTACTCCACTGTTTTTATAAAGTTCTATatgaataaagtttattattcaATTCAATACAACTTTATTAAACCCCGAAGGCAGTTATTATCATATTGATTCACCACTTTAGTTCTAAAGACATTCCCACCAGCTtcagctgtaatttgtgtttagtgctaattagcaaatgttagcatgctaacatgctaaaatgaGACGGTGAGCacggtaaacattatacctgctaaacatcaacatgttaacatttagctcacagagctgttagcacggctcttagtcttgtttctctcttttctcgGGGTCAGGTTACGTCTTCCTGCTTCTCCTTGGGGATCCAGAGGAGATCCAAAACCTCCTCAGTACCCTGGTCCCCTCCAGTAACACTatactgattattattatcagctgGCTCTGTGGAGGGGGGGTATCTTTGTGACTGAAgcacataaacagaaaaaatgaataaattccaAGTCAGATTTTCTGCagtttttccagttttatttGAATCCAAAGAGAGACGACGTTGAGGTTTGATTCAACCAGCACACTGACGACTACAGCAGCTCACAGACACAtttattcctcctgttcctcccCGTGTGTGATAATGTAACACAGAGATTTATAATCCAGGTTTCCTGCAGGATCGATGTTCGACGACTGGAACATCTGCTTCACCTGCAATCAGACAGATTATTACCAACGAGGAACTGTTATTAGTGCACAAACAACAAGAGTCATGAATGTAACTGTGGATCTGTTTTTAGGAAAATTGTATAACTGAACCCTAAAGttccaaaaatgtttaaagtaCAAATCAACTTTCAACAGTTTTCTACAAATGAGTGtcagtgtttttgaaaaaaGATAGAATATGGTCCAATgcaatcaagaaaaaaatctacttttttgacttgtttttaataaattttgACTATTAGGACTCAATAATGAATGAAAGTGTTCATCGTCTGAAACTCCAGGTGTTAAAAACCCTATCTGGCCGTCAGAAAGAAGAAGCAACACAACATGTACGAATAGATAAACTAGTGGATTCTTTACCTCCTCGGATGTAAACTTGTCTGCTTGTGTCATCAGTAATTTCTGTAATCTGCAAAAAACGGAAATGTTAATTTTATCTTTACAGCAAAGGTGACACAAATGTGATTTCTAAATCACTAAACCGACAACTTACTCGTCTTTGTGTATGAAGCCCTTCGAGTCAGGATCGAACATCTTGAAAGCGTTTAAGATGGTGTCTTCAGGGTCTGTGCCTGCAGACACAAAACGTGTGATCACACCAGTTGGCGGCTCATTAATAAGTCGTgtttgttgtggatattttgagcgatggtcagcaGTGGAGAAAGGCGCACACGagacttttgatgtcttaatgctgaaaatgtttattgaagcactCGGCCAAGTGGAGAACctaaaacagtaaacaccagagtGTTCTGCTCCGATgttgtctctttctgttctgccCTCTGAAGGtcctgtggtgtattttcattaaaagtcattggtgtgcttaaaggcaatattaagctatgcagattgattttataagtttataagcaataagggctagtgtgatacaatttgtattggtgtagttataatctcacgaaccatatttaatcacactgtacgtatagaggcacggtagaagaatcataatcatacactggagaaatgtgagtgtgtttgtattacatgtcactttgcttgggtctgctaaagtcttcacctttcaaacatactctctggaggagatcaagaaataagggtgtaaaatgactaagaataacttacaaaaaataagaggccagaagacaacttggcaataatggtgtaaaatgattcccaatacttatatataaaaattgtatataatcaggtagaattgaatatgccagtacatatcctcaaacacctcaaaacctgttttgaagagttttgaccaacaacgagtgacggagataaaagtaacataataattggtcaaaatttagggagggtggatgataaggtgtgacctaagccgacccaagggcataaaaacaatgtcccaaagaaaaaacctttggagcgatttggttcTTTGTAAAAGTGCTACTTGCTCTCCTTTcttgccggcattaaagaacactttgctgcttggacctctgactccctttttattttcaagagagagttttttgctctggtaccttTTTCTGCAATAATTTGATACAAAAGTCCGAGTCCTCGTctttatcagcctacaatatggaAAATTAGTctgattggttcactagtttctaaacaagggaCTGCACTTTACCTGTGACAGTTTAAGTCACGTtgcatgtaatttcagcagttttggtttgagTGTCTGACTGTGTCATCCACCCATCTGTGCTGTTTAGGGAAGCCTCCTCTGACCTCGGTAACCATGGAAATGCTGATATaccctctatcagagaggtttctgctttcaccaaaacatcacagacagctgaagtcTCGAAGGAGAGATTAAGAATTACAGCGTGACCTCAAGGCTTCGTCTTGACCCAACGTCACTCCAAcctgtaacccctaaagatggaaaattccataacagtGTTCAGGTGATTAATATAGCTCAATTTAAATGGTAActttaaaaagaataaacatattcttcctcttacaaatgaaaaggtGAATCCATCAGCAATAAATGCACCTCTGAGGACATTGAGGGGTTTTGTCGCTCAGCCTCCTTTTCTTGGTCCGGTTTGACCACCAGCTGATGTcggttaatgttagcaaacgTTGGATAGATGTTGTTATAACTGGTCTTACTGGCAGCTCCGCACATCTCAGAAAACGCTGAAGCTCATTTTCAAGTAGGTATAATTTTTTGATAAATTGACTGCACATTTGAAATCTGAACgattcatctttaaaaacatgttcatcGTGTTTTAGACGTCTTTATTATAATGGTGATCTATAGTAgcggttcccaaccttttttgtAAGACGTTAGCCCCTCGGCCCCGTCAGGAACCCCTTCATCAACACAACCATTGATGTTCCAAATGTGTTCCTTTGAATTCATTTCAAACTAGATGTTATGTAACTATTAATCATATAAAAGTGGATATAACAGTGGATGTTACAATATTTTCCTACAGTTGAACTgtcaatgtttgttttggattcgtactacaaacacatgcagacattcCAGCCATTAAACTGTCAGTTTTAACTATTTCATGCACTCTTAATTGCAATAACACCTACATTAATTGTTATAGCTGACTCAATAtgtggatatatttttttaatcaaatcattCATTAAAATTTCTTCAGATTAATTGAGCTACTCTACAATCTCTCCACATACGTCCAGGAGTAAAAGTACCACTGGTTGGGAATCACACTGGAACAAACTGGCAGCAAGACTGAACATTTTTATAGTTCACTCTCACAAGTCAGCCCCCAAAGCATCTTGGGTAAAATGCAATGACTGTGACTCATAGCCACGGCGTGCTGCGTTCAGGGTCTCACCGTGCAGCTTTCCTCCAAACAGGTTGAGGAACATGGTGAAGTTGATGGGGCCGGTGGCTTCTTTCAGCATGTCCTCCAGTTCATTGTCCTTCACGTTGAGTTTACCTGATGAAACAGAACAGCTCATAAATATAACAAGTAaatacatctaaaaaaaaaacgtcgTCCATGAGTCTGTTTATTATCAGCGCTACAAACCCAACGACGCGTAGGTGTCCTTCAGATCTTCTTTATCGATGAATCCGTCCCGGTTCTGGTCGATTAGCGTGAAAGCCTAAATTACAAAGATAAAATATATgagaaaagtttttaaaagagTGTGATGCTGCTTTACATGTGATGATTTTACCTCTTTGAACTCCTGAATCTGAGTCTGTTCAAACATGGAGAAAACATTGGACGAGGCTCTCTGAGCTCTTTTGGCgcctccctccttcttctttgtcttcctGCTCGCCTAAAGAAGAATTTACAAATATTATCTTATTAGTTTaaacatatacaaatattattttattattttaagcatacacaaatgttattttctgaagTCAAAGACAGAGAACTTTGAGTCATATCTGTGATTCAGTAGTCAAAGAAACAGTGGTAAGGCTTTATAATTTGAGGAAATTGCAATTTTTCTGGCCAATATTGTGATTTTAATGATAAATTAAACTCCAAGCTGATATTTGTGataatataatagtataatTATCTATATTTGTACCAATAATTAGCACAAAGCAGAGTCAGATAAAATAATTCTTCTTTATCAGAGAAAAGTTTACTTTTAAGGAAAccttcatactttttttttttttaaaatcaaccAGTTTTGCTCACATTTATTAAGATATTATACTAGTGGTATATTTAACCCTGCAAGAACTAAGAAATACTAAGAAATAACTAAGAAATAATTGTgagtaaattatatttttcatttagattttattttgtctttttgtttctttgaacATTTAGAAAAGtgatctataaataaaatgtattattctgtgtttacaattattattgtataattgttttattatattatatttataatcataataattatattatatatatgattttAGATTTGAATCGTATGTAATACAATCagcattgtgtttgttttattttagaaaccaaaatatagattttcatttagaatttttcaatttttacatatattttacatgtattatttagttttatctatgtgtatttatatatgtgtatataatatatttatagtacatttacaataccagtcaaaagttttagAACACCTcaattttccagtttttattgtctaataaactgaatataaagcataaaaccaataaacagttgaagattaaaaaaagaaataactgaatctttttgtttgacaaaatTTTATCTAGTTTTTAATATCTAATGTAACAGCCAAACACATTCTTTCTACAATAGAAATTCAATATTGCTCTGAAAGTTCTTCCAACACTGTTGCAAAATTAAATGTGTTGCTTTGCTTTCACCCTTCGGTCCAATTCATCCCAGTTCATCCCAGTTcattccagttcatcccagTTCATCCCAGATGAGCTCGATGACCACTGTGCAGCCGTTCCATGATTTGAAGCCTTCTGTCTTGTTCTGGTAGTCTGGAGGTTTGTTTTGGATCATTATCTTGTTGCACCGTGATTAACTAAACCAGAGCTGCTGCCAGTCATCGACTCTGCATCCAGTAAAAGAGCCACAAaccatcatatatatataaatatatacatcatatatgtatatatttatacagacggAGGGTTAGGAAGTCATGAGAGACCTGCAGGAACTGTTTTCATCAACTTTCAAGGTTTCATTTATGAGCCGTTACCTTTTACAACCTGGAAAATGCCTTTTAcaactttgaaattgacattatttttcagtttttggtaacctaaacttcttttttctttctttttttttttgtgtatcaTTTAAGATTATTTACTGGAACTGGACTGAACTGtttacatttcaataaaaatggaaaatttgtgATGTTCtaaaacctttgactggtagtttatatacagtaattcACACATACATGGTATAAATATGAAAGTACCATTTTTATACTcctagttttttttattataggtGGATTGTAATTTATAATTCTACTGCTATAAATTGTATTaatcact
Protein-coding sequences here:
- the LOC137170914 gene encoding myosin light chain 5-like, with the protein product MYGELCEAWGVPFRSRLVPEDPASLKPSSLCSLHPGQLLYLNSLPPNHQKHSVQQQQGGRGEMASRKTKKKEGGAKRAQRASSNVFSMFEQTQIQEFKEAFTLIDQNRDGFIDKEDLKDTYASLGKLNVKDNELEDMLKEATGPINFTMFLNLFGGKLHGTDPEDTILNAFKMFDPDSKGFIHKDELQKLLMTQADKFTSEEVKQMFQSSNIDPAGNLDYKSLCYIITHGEEQEE